In Haloterrigena turkmenica DSM 5511, a single genomic region encodes these proteins:
- a CDS encoding pyridoxal phosphate-dependent decarboxylase family protein: MTGQRSAVDRDRPPAADADPTPPPTAATAFLGGPDGNAAYADAIERARDVLLESFATSAGPYAGTDHETLRERIADLQVVPDDGSSIEDTLETVADDVLADSVRVHDPGCVAHLHCPPTVPALAAELLLSGTNQSMDSFDQAPAASVLEERVVDACCDLFDYPTGADGVFTGGGTESNFLGLLLARDWYCERRFDRDVQTEGLGPEAASDLRLLCSDAAHFTAEQAAHHLGLGEDAVVSVPTDDDRRIDLEALDSTFERLEADGRHPFAIVATAGTTDFGSIDPLAALADRAADRDLWLHVDAAYGGACAISDRLRPKLEGIDRADSIAVDFHKLFYQPIGCGAFLLRDGDRYRHLERNAAYLNPERDDAAGVPNLVSKSTRTTRRFDALKPFVTFNALGRTGVADCVEYVCELADAVADEIRADPALELCCDPELSAVVFRYRPETDSESGSLPTAAVDRVNRAIRDELLADGEVILARTEVDGTAALKLTLLNPKTTLSDLRDVLEAVVDRGEALETDREVIDSA; the protein is encoded by the coding sequence GTGACGGGCCAGCGCAGTGCGGTCGACCGGGACCGACCTCCCGCCGCGGACGCCGACCCGACGCCGCCGCCGACGGCCGCAACCGCCTTCCTCGGCGGGCCGGACGGCAACGCCGCCTACGCGGACGCGATCGAGCGGGCGCGGGACGTCCTCCTCGAGTCGTTCGCGACGTCTGCGGGGCCCTACGCGGGAACCGACCACGAGACGCTCCGCGAGCGGATCGCCGACTTGCAGGTCGTCCCCGACGACGGGTCGTCGATCGAGGACACCCTCGAGACGGTCGCCGACGACGTGCTCGCGGACTCCGTCCGCGTCCACGATCCCGGCTGCGTCGCCCACCTCCACTGCCCGCCGACGGTCCCGGCGCTGGCCGCGGAGCTGTTGCTGTCGGGGACGAATCAGTCGATGGACTCGTTCGATCAGGCGCCCGCGGCCTCCGTCCTCGAGGAGCGGGTCGTCGACGCCTGCTGTGACCTGTTCGACTACCCGACCGGTGCCGACGGCGTCTTCACGGGCGGCGGCACGGAGTCGAACTTCCTCGGCCTCCTGCTCGCCCGCGACTGGTACTGCGAGCGGCGGTTCGACCGCGACGTCCAGACGGAGGGGCTCGGACCCGAAGCGGCGTCCGACCTTCGCCTCCTCTGCTCGGACGCCGCCCACTTCACCGCCGAGCAGGCCGCCCACCACCTCGGGCTCGGCGAGGACGCAGTTGTCTCCGTCCCGACTGACGACGACCGCCGGATCGACCTCGAGGCGCTGGATTCGACCTTCGAGCGACTCGAGGCCGACGGTCGCCACCCGTTCGCGATCGTCGCCACGGCCGGGACGACCGACTTCGGCAGCATCGACCCGCTCGCGGCGCTGGCGGATCGAGCCGCCGACCGCGACCTGTGGCTCCACGTCGACGCCGCCTACGGCGGGGCGTGCGCTATCAGCGACCGGCTCCGGCCGAAGCTCGAGGGGATCGATCGCGCCGACTCCATCGCCGTCGACTTCCACAAGCTGTTCTACCAGCCGATCGGCTGCGGGGCCTTCCTGCTCCGCGACGGCGACCGCTACCGGCACCTCGAGCGCAACGCGGCCTACCTCAACCCCGAGCGCGACGACGCGGCCGGGGTACCGAACCTCGTCTCGAAGTCGACCCGGACGACCCGCCGGTTCGACGCGCTGAAGCCGTTCGTGACGTTCAACGCTCTCGGCCGGACGGGCGTGGCCGACTGCGTCGAGTACGTCTGCGAGCTGGCCGACGCGGTCGCCGACGAGATCCGGGCCGATCCGGCGCTGGAACTGTGCTGTGACCCCGAACTGAGCGCGGTGGTCTTCCGCTACCGGCCGGAGACTGACTCCGAATCTGGTTCGCTCCCCACCGCCGCCGTCGACCGGGTGAACCGCGCGATTCGCGACGAGCTGTTGGCCGACGGCGAGGTCATCCTCGCCCGCACCGAGGTCGACGGCACCGCCGCGTTGAAGCTCACGCTCCTGAACCCGAAAACGACGCTCTCCGACCTTCGAGACGTCCTCGAGGCGGTCGTCGACCGCGGCGAGGCGCTCGAAACCGACCGAGAGGTGATCGATTCCGCATGA
- a CDS encoding IucA/IucC family protein, translating to MTPRQTTPETDEHGVDATRVARDATLHSFLNCYRHETGTGEFVPASDAPIDREPDSGLVLRIPLANQGIECFVPVDYRSPTGRHLFDLPAYYRAGAGASGTDPNGTGLEADPEPAELDYTTLATLATKELELARGADPNRDDLIERVVRSCRNVERYVDARADDAETLYGTDVSFREAEQSLVFGHLRHPTPKSRRGMERDAERYAPELEGSFPLHYVRADSSIVESESARADSAAAWVRETLREDPNVDEAFLERLADDDVLLPVHPWQAERLFERPEVQDLVSAGKLESLGELGREFYPTTSVRTLYAPDSPFMVKGSLAVEITNSLRTNKRPELERGVAISDLLATELGDDLRDRFPGFDVIRDPAYLTIDPDALGLEGDESGFEVVLRANPFQGEDDRRATPVVALCQDAIGDETSRLGRIVESIAEREGRDAAAVSEEWFRRYLEISVRPLLWLYLERGIGLEAHQQNSVLTLDEAGYPDEFRYRDNQGYYFPENAYDRVEAVCPGVGDRAGTVCPDAVADERIRYYVVLNNALGVVNAFGTAGLVDERRLLAVLREELESLREFDRPGTSILDPLLESDTVPRKANLLTRFRGLDELEAPSLDEQSVYADVQNPLVDLPGDDSADAAESPDAPEPEVGR from the coding sequence ATGACTCCACGACAGACGACACCCGAGACCGACGAGCACGGCGTCGACGCGACGCGAGTCGCACGCGACGCCACGCTGCACAGCTTCCTGAACTGCTACCGCCACGAGACCGGGACCGGCGAGTTCGTCCCGGCTTCGGACGCGCCGATCGATCGCGAACCGGACAGCGGGTTGGTGCTGCGAATTCCGCTGGCGAATCAGGGGATCGAATGCTTCGTCCCCGTCGACTACCGGTCCCCGACGGGTCGCCACCTGTTCGACCTGCCAGCGTACTACCGCGCCGGAGCCGGAGCGAGCGGAACCGATCCGAACGGCACCGGCCTCGAGGCCGACCCCGAACCGGCCGAACTGGACTACACCACGCTGGCGACGCTCGCGACGAAGGAACTCGAACTCGCGCGCGGTGCCGACCCGAACCGAGACGACCTCATCGAGCGGGTCGTCCGCTCCTGTCGGAACGTCGAGCGGTACGTCGACGCCCGCGCGGACGACGCGGAAACCCTGTACGGAACGGACGTTTCCTTCCGCGAGGCCGAGCAGTCGCTGGTCTTCGGGCACCTCCGTCACCCGACGCCGAAGAGCCGTCGGGGGATGGAGCGCGACGCCGAGCGCTACGCTCCCGAACTCGAAGGCTCGTTCCCGCTGCACTACGTTCGGGCCGACTCCTCGATCGTCGAGAGCGAGTCCGCCCGCGCCGACTCCGCCGCGGCGTGGGTCCGCGAGACCCTGCGCGAGGATCCGAACGTCGACGAGGCGTTCCTCGAGCGCCTCGCGGACGACGACGTGCTCCTGCCGGTCCACCCGTGGCAGGCCGAGCGGCTGTTCGAGCGCCCCGAGGTGCAGGATCTGGTCTCCGCGGGCAAACTCGAGTCGCTGGGGGAACTGGGACGGGAGTTCTACCCGACGACCTCCGTGCGGACGCTGTACGCGCCCGACTCGCCGTTCATGGTCAAGGGCTCGCTCGCCGTCGAGATCACCAACTCGCTGCGGACGAACAAGCGACCGGAACTCGAGCGCGGGGTCGCGATCTCGGACCTGCTGGCGACCGAACTCGGCGACGACCTGCGCGATCGGTTCCCCGGCTTCGACGTGATTCGGGACCCGGCGTACCTGACGATCGATCCGGACGCGCTCGGCCTCGAGGGCGACGAATCGGGCTTCGAGGTCGTCCTCCGGGCGAACCCCTTCCAGGGCGAGGACGACCGGCGGGCGACGCCGGTCGTCGCGCTCTGTCAGGACGCGATCGGGGACGAGACGTCCCGGCTCGGTCGCATCGTCGAATCGATCGCCGAGCGCGAAGGCCGCGACGCCGCCGCGGTCAGCGAGGAGTGGTTCCGTCGCTACCTCGAGATTTCGGTGCGACCGCTGCTGTGGCTCTACCTCGAGCGGGGGATCGGACTCGAGGCCCACCAGCAGAACAGCGTCCTCACGCTGGACGAGGCGGGCTACCCCGACGAGTTCCGCTACCGGGACAATCAGGGCTACTACTTCCCCGAGAACGCGTACGACCGGGTCGAGGCCGTCTGTCCCGGCGTCGGCGACCGCGCCGGCACCGTCTGTCCCGACGCGGTCGCCGACGAGCGGATCCGCTACTACGTCGTGCTCAACAACGCCCTCGGCGTGGTCAACGCCTTCGGGACCGCGGGCCTGGTCGACGAGCGGCGGCTGCTCGCCGTCCTCCGCGAGGAACTCGAGTCGCTCCGGGAGTTCGACCGTCCCGGAACGTCGATCCTCGACCCGCTGCTCGAGTCCGACACGGTGCCGCGCAAGGCGAACCTGCTGACTCGCTTCCGCGGGTTGGACGAACTCGAGGCGCCGTCGCTCGACGAGCAGTCGGTCTACGCCGACGTGCAGAATCCGCTCGTCGACCTGCCGGGAGACGACTCCGCTGACGCGGCCGAGTCGCCGGACGCGCCGGAGCCGGAGGTGGGCCGATGA
- a CDS encoding GNAT family N-acetyltransferase, whose amino-acid sequence MTARETTRGPHATVVSEYEFEYYDETIDRHIGFRPVDLERDLGRLYAWLGSDHVKPYWDLDEPLPEFRETLREKLADDHQTLYVGCLDHVPMSYWERYWAAEDDLSAYYDAEPADQGIHLLIGPPEYLGEGYATPLFRAMMALEFSHPETDRVVAEPDARNDAVLAVLERCGCELRRQFEFAEEEKTAALVVCTRERFEREIWPPTATADGDDADARPAEVSDDD is encoded by the coding sequence ATGACGGCGCGAGAGACCACTCGCGGCCCGCACGCGACGGTCGTCTCGGAGTACGAGTTCGAGTACTACGACGAGACGATCGACCGCCACATCGGCTTCCGACCGGTCGACCTCGAGCGCGACCTCGGCCGCCTGTACGCGTGGCTGGGTTCCGACCACGTCAAACCCTACTGGGACCTCGACGAGCCGCTGCCCGAGTTCCGCGAGACGCTCCGGGAGAAGCTCGCGGACGACCATCAGACGCTGTACGTCGGCTGTCTCGATCACGTCCCGATGAGCTACTGGGAGCGCTACTGGGCCGCCGAGGACGATCTGTCGGCGTACTACGACGCCGAGCCGGCCGATCAGGGAATTCACCTCCTGATCGGGCCGCCGGAGTACCTCGGCGAGGGGTACGCGACGCCGCTGTTCCGGGCGATGATGGCCCTCGAGTTCAGCCATCCCGAGACCGATCGGGTCGTCGCCGAACCCGACGCGCGCAACGATGCGGTACTGGCGGTCCTCGAACGGTGCGGCTGCGAGCTCCGGCGTCAGTTCGAGTTCGCGGAGGAGGAAAAGACGGCGGCCCTCGTCGTCTGTACGCGCGAGCGGTTCGAACGCGAGATTTGGCCGCCGACCGCGACCGCGGACGGGGACGACGCGGACGCACGACCGGCCGAGGTGAGCGACGATGACTGA
- a CDS encoding lysine N(6)-hydroxylase/L-ornithine N(5)-oxygenase family protein, which translates to MTEEDRTISVVDGDDATTGDDASEPVVDRGHYDVLGVGLGPFNLGLAALLDGAESDCDLEAVFLEREPEFAWHEGMLIEGATLEVPFLADLVTMADPTNPYSFLNYVRERDRIYEFYFYETFQIPRREYDDYLRWVAETVPTTQFEREVTSVEYETADAGDERGGANGTADDGTFVVEAVVPETGQRYRYRADDLVMGVGSRPALPEFARDHADGDAPLFHTADYLERRADVLEADSITVVGSGQSAAEVVLDLLERQSDNGFRLDWLTRSDGFFPMEYSKLGLQHFTPEYTEYFYDLPQSRKDELLPDQDLLYKGIDPETSERIYDTLYERSIGDRDPDFGMLATTAVRDIERVDGSYWLECEHRQQEEAFALETDAVIFGTGYQRPTPTFLEPVADRIAFDDRGRFRVSEDYRLEGDLGGADDDGGRVFVQNAEMHTHGVGTPDLGLGCYRNAVIIERLAGREVYPVDRDTVFQDFDVDQFADHAPVRTDAPRSLTPDTE; encoded by the coding sequence ATGACTGAGGAGGACCGCACCATCTCCGTCGTCGACGGTGACGACGCGACCACCGGTGACGACGCCTCCGAACCCGTCGTCGATCGCGGTCACTACGACGTCCTCGGCGTCGGTCTCGGGCCGTTCAACCTCGGACTCGCGGCGCTGCTCGACGGCGCGGAGTCCGACTGCGATCTCGAGGCCGTCTTCCTCGAGCGCGAGCCCGAGTTCGCCTGGCACGAGGGGATGCTGATCGAGGGGGCCACGCTCGAGGTACCGTTCCTCGCGGATCTGGTGACGATGGCCGATCCGACGAACCCCTACAGCTTCCTCAACTACGTCCGCGAGCGGGACCGCATCTACGAGTTCTACTTCTACGAGACGTTCCAGATCCCCCGCCGCGAGTACGACGACTACCTGCGCTGGGTCGCCGAGACGGTGCCGACGACGCAGTTCGAGCGGGAGGTGACGAGCGTCGAGTACGAGACTGCGGACGCAGGCGACGAGCGTGGCGGCGCCAATGGAACGGCCGACGACGGGACGTTCGTCGTCGAGGCCGTCGTCCCCGAGACGGGCCAGCGCTACCGCTACCGGGCCGACGACCTCGTCATGGGCGTCGGCTCCCGGCCCGCGCTGCCCGAGTTCGCACGCGACCACGCCGACGGGGACGCGCCCCTGTTCCACACCGCCGACTACCTCGAGCGCCGCGCGGACGTCCTCGAGGCCGACTCGATCACCGTCGTCGGCTCCGGGCAGAGCGCCGCCGAGGTCGTACTGGACCTGCTCGAGCGCCAGTCCGACAACGGGTTCCGACTCGACTGGCTCACCCGCTCGGACGGCTTCTTCCCGATGGAGTACTCGAAACTGGGGCTCCAGCACTTCACGCCCGAGTACACGGAGTACTTCTACGACCTGCCCCAGTCTCGGAAAGACGAGTTGCTGCCCGACCAGGACCTGCTGTACAAGGGGATCGACCCCGAGACCAGCGAGCGGATCTACGACACCCTCTACGAGCGCTCGATCGGCGACCGCGACCCCGATTTCGGCATGCTCGCGACGACCGCGGTCCGCGATATCGAGCGCGTCGACGGCAGCTACTGGCTCGAGTGCGAACACCGCCAGCAAGAGGAAGCGTTCGCCCTCGAGACCGACGCCGTGATCTTCGGGACGGGCTACCAGCGGCCGACGCCGACCTTCCTCGAGCCGGTCGCCGACCGGATCGCGTTCGACGACCGGGGCCGGTTCCGCGTGAGCGAGGACTATCGCCTCGAGGGGGACCTCGGCGGGGCGGACGACGACGGCGGCCGCGTGTTCGTCCAGAACGCCGAGATGCACACCCACGGCGTCGGCACGCCGGACCTCGGGCTGGGCTGTTACCGGAACGCGGTCATCATCGAGCGACTCGCCGGCCGCGAGGTGTATCCCGTCGATCGGGACACCGTCTTCCAGGACTTCGACGTCGACCAGTTCGCCGACCACGCGCCGGTTCGCACCGACGCGCCGCGATCGCTGACACCCGATACGGAGTAA
- a CDS encoding IucA/IucC family protein, which produces MQNPRHDTETEYGLDGIDTLDDVLTEDRWTDVGQELLAKILREFTYEDLIEPEPVDGDRADDASDGEWTTYEIDLEGTRYRFDAVERFWDSISVRVDSIERDAGDGFEPADDPLEFVVDLEPTIDMDSITASHLVREYTNTLLADAHIDAEDDDATDANESVLDMSYAEIEGEMTGHPWLTFNKGRVGWGYDDYRDYAPERAESIRLSWCAVSREAAEFVSVEGLDHESLLESELGGHYDRFRAELEGRGLDPDEYLFLPVHDWQWENTIVPLFGKQLATDEIVPLGEGPDEYLPMQSIRTFVNADEPGKHNVKLPMMISNTLVWRGLPGERTEAAPLVTEYVKDVRDSDPFLRDECEVVLPGEIAGVNFDHPTFDALEAPAYQYNELLGTVWRESVTDLIDDGERAMTLSSLLHVEDGEPVISKLVDRSDLELEAWLDELFATMLPPLLHYLYRYGTAFSPHGENTILVLEDDRPSRLAVKDFVDDVNVAEAPLEELQDLPDDLEDVLLSVPPEELRLFVVYGLFVGVYRYLADLLVRHHDYPEERFWGQVRAVIEDYHEQFPDLEDRFELFDLLEPTFPKLTLNRNRIVDFGYGDRPERPHAIEHGTVPNPLSEVDPER; this is translated from the coding sequence ATGCAGAATCCACGACACGACACCGAGACGGAGTACGGACTCGACGGAATCGACACGCTAGACGACGTGCTGACCGAGGACCGCTGGACCGACGTCGGGCAGGAGTTGCTCGCGAAGATCCTGCGGGAGTTCACCTACGAGGACCTCATCGAACCCGAACCGGTCGACGGCGACCGAGCCGATGACGCCTCGGACGGCGAGTGGACCACTTACGAGATCGACCTCGAGGGAACGCGCTACCGCTTCGACGCCGTCGAGCGGTTCTGGGACTCCATCAGCGTCCGCGTCGATTCGATCGAGCGCGACGCCGGTGACGGGTTCGAGCCCGCCGACGACCCCCTCGAGTTCGTCGTCGACCTCGAGCCGACGATCGACATGGACTCGATCACGGCCAGCCACCTCGTCCGGGAGTACACGAACACGCTGCTCGCGGACGCACACATCGACGCCGAGGACGACGACGCGACCGACGCAAACGAATCGGTCCTCGACATGTCCTACGCCGAGATCGAGGGCGAGATGACCGGCCACCCGTGGCTCACGTTCAACAAGGGCCGGGTCGGCTGGGGGTACGACGACTACCGTGACTACGCCCCCGAGCGTGCCGAGTCGATCCGGCTCTCGTGGTGTGCCGTGTCGCGCGAGGCCGCCGAGTTCGTGAGCGTCGAGGGACTCGATCACGAGTCGCTGCTCGAGTCGGAGCTCGGAGGCCACTACGACCGGTTCCGCGCGGAACTCGAGGGTCGCGGGCTCGATCCCGACGAGTATCTCTTCCTGCCGGTTCACGACTGGCAGTGGGAGAACACCATCGTGCCGCTGTTCGGCAAACAGCTCGCGACGGACGAGATCGTGCCGCTGGGCGAAGGGCCGGACGAGTACCTGCCCATGCAGTCGATCCGGACGTTCGTCAACGCCGACGAGCCGGGCAAACACAACGTGAAGCTCCCGATGATGATCAGCAACACGCTCGTCTGGCGCGGGCTCCCCGGCGAGCGGACCGAAGCCGCGCCGCTGGTCACGGAGTACGTCAAGGACGTCCGGGACTCGGACCCGTTCCTGCGCGACGAGTGCGAGGTCGTCCTCCCCGGCGAGATCGCTGGCGTGAACTTCGATCACCCGACGTTCGACGCCCTCGAGGCGCCGGCCTACCAGTACAACGAACTGCTGGGAACCGTCTGGCGCGAGAGCGTCACGGACCTGATCGACGACGGCGAGCGGGCGATGACCCTCTCGTCGCTACTGCACGTCGAGGACGGCGAACCCGTGATCTCGAAGCTGGTCGACCGCTCTGACCTCGAGCTCGAGGCGTGGCTCGACGAGCTGTTCGCCACGATGCTCCCGCCGCTGCTGCACTACCTCTACCGGTACGGAACCGCCTTCTCGCCCCACGGGGAGAACACGATCCTCGTCCTCGAGGACGACCGCCCGTCCCGCCTCGCGGTCAAGGACTTCGTCGACGACGTCAACGTCGCCGAGGCACCCCTCGAGGAACTGCAGGATCTGCCCGACGACCTCGAGGACGTTCTGCTGTCCGTGCCGCCGGAAGAGCTGCGCCTGTTCGTCGTCTACGGGCTGTTCGTCGGCGTCTATCGGTACCTCGCAGACCTGCTGGTTCGTCACCACGACTACCCGGAGGAACGGTTCTGGGGGCAGGTCCGGGCCGTGATCGAGGACTATCACGAGCAGTTCCCCGACCTCGAGGACCGATTCGAGCTGTTCGACCTGCTCGAGCCGACGTTCCCGAAGCTGACGCTGAACCGCAACCGGATCGTCGATTTCGGCTACGGCGACCGCCCCGAGCGGCCCCACGCCATCGAGCACGGCACCGTGCCGAACCCGCTGTCTGAAGTCGATCCAGAGCGGTAA
- the sufU gene encoding Fe-S cluster assembly sulfur transfer protein SufU, producing MGLGSDMYRQQILDHYKNPRNYGELEDPTFTHIGENPMCGDEIRMDVKLGDDEETIEHVAFKGDGCAISQASASMLSKELRGKTLEELQEMDRNDVIGMLGVDISPMRVKCAVLAEKVAQDGAEIYQGELDVEKTTTED from the coding sequence ATGGGACTGGGCTCGGATATGTACCGACAGCAGATCCTCGACCACTACAAGAACCCCCGCAACTACGGGGAACTCGAGGATCCGACGTTCACCCACATCGGCGAGAACCCGATGTGCGGCGACGAGATTCGCATGGACGTCAAACTCGGCGACGACGAAGAGACGATCGAGCACGTCGCGTTCAAAGGCGACGGCTGTGCGATCAGCCAGGCCTCAGCGAGCATGCTCTCGAAGGAACTTCGCGGGAAGACCCTCGAGGAACTCCAGGAGATGGACCGCAACGACGTCATCGGCATGCTCGGGGTCGACATCTCGCCGATGCGGGTCAAATGTGCTGTGCTGGCGGAGAAGGTCGCCCAGGACGGCGCGGAGATCTACCAGGGCGAACTCGACGTCGAGAAGACGACGACCGAGGACTGA
- a CDS encoding HD domain-containing protein, with protein sequence MLEAVRTRARSYFEAAPPGHDWHHVQRVETLAETLVDRHQSGSIDERVVTLAVYLHDIGREKEDSGEIDDHAAWGARESRRILEDVGADPATIDGVAHCVRAHRYSNAVEPERLEAKLVSDADNLDALGAVGIARTFAHGGALGEPIYDPAVPVADDETAAGATQYNHLHEKILALPERLYTDVGRELAERRAAFVREYVAQFDAELTGER encoded by the coding sequence ATGCTCGAGGCAGTCCGAACCCGCGCGCGCAGCTATTTCGAGGCGGCCCCACCGGGCCACGACTGGCACCACGTCCAGCGGGTCGAGACGCTCGCGGAGACGCTCGTCGACCGCCACCAGAGCGGGAGCATCGACGAGCGGGTGGTGACCCTCGCCGTGTACCTCCACGATATCGGCCGCGAGAAGGAAGACAGCGGCGAGATCGACGATCACGCGGCGTGGGGCGCCCGCGAATCGCGTCGCATCCTCGAGGACGTCGGCGCCGATCCGGCGACGATCGACGGCGTCGCTCACTGCGTGCGCGCCCACCGCTATTCGAACGCCGTCGAGCCCGAGCGTCTCGAGGCGAAACTGGTCAGCGATGCGGACAACCTCGACGCGCTCGGCGCGGTCGGGATCGCGCGCACCTTCGCCCACGGGGGCGCGCTGGGCGAGCCGATTTACGATCCCGCAGTGCCGGTCGCCGACGACGAGACGGCCGCCGGGGCCACGCAGTACAACCACCTCCACGAGAAGATCCTCGCGTTGCCCGAGCGGCTCTACACCGACGTCGGCCGGGAACTCGCCGAGCGACGCGCGGCGTTCGTCCGCGAGTACGTCGCACAGTTCGACGCCGAACTGACCGGCGAGCGCTGA
- the arsN2 gene encoding arsenic resistance N-acetyltransferase ArsN2: MSSVTVALRRADESDLPYVERLLSDEGLPSADVRSSPARFYVGDDGDERIGIGGLERYGTDGLLRSVVVERSARGNGYGAALCAALERRARADGVETLYLLTTTAAEFFADRGYEYVERTDAPPAIRETAEFDELCPASAACLRKSL, encoded by the coding sequence ATGAGCAGCGTGACGGTCGCGCTTCGGCGGGCCGACGAGAGCGACCTCCCGTACGTCGAGCGCCTGCTGTCGGACGAGGGGTTGCCGTCGGCGGACGTCCGGTCGTCGCCCGCGCGGTTCTACGTCGGCGACGACGGGGACGAGCGAATCGGCATCGGCGGCCTCGAGCGCTACGGCACCGACGGACTGCTCCGCTCCGTCGTCGTCGAGCGCTCGGCGCGAGGCAACGGGTACGGTGCGGCCCTCTGTGCGGCGCTGGAGCGGCGGGCTCGAGCCGACGGCGTCGAGACGCTGTACCTCCTGACGACGACCGCGGCCGAGTTCTTCGCGGATCGGGGCTACGAGTACGTCGAGCGGACCGACGCGCCGCCCGCGATCCGGGAGACGGCCGAGTTCGACGAACTCTGTCCCGCGTCGGCCGCGTGTCTGCGGAAGTCCCTCTGA
- a CDS encoding dihydrofolate reductase family protein, which translates to MTRGTVTLYIAASLDGFVATADGGVEWLEEYASDGENGADGNFEAFFADVDCLVMGSRTYEQLLSFDGWPYGERPTFVVTSRDLPLATAHVELVAGNLRELVDGLEERYDRIWLVGGAALAQSFLREGLVDEIRLTVVPVLLGGGIRLFDDDGTEHTLETLECTSFESGLVELRYDASRCTPSV; encoded by the coding sequence ATGACTCGAGGGACCGTCACACTGTACATCGCCGCCAGTCTGGACGGCTTCGTCGCGACCGCAGACGGCGGCGTCGAGTGGCTCGAGGAGTACGCGAGCGACGGCGAAAACGGAGCCGACGGGAATTTTGAGGCATTCTTTGCCGATGTCGACTGCCTCGTCATGGGCTCGCGGACGTACGAACAACTACTGTCGTTCGACGGGTGGCCCTACGGCGAGAGACCAACGTTCGTCGTCACGAGCCGAGACCTCCCGCTCGCGACCGCCCACGTCGAACTGGTCGCCGGCAATCTCCGCGAGTTGGTCGATGGACTCGAGGAGCGATACGACCGCATCTGGCTCGTCGGCGGCGCGGCGCTCGCGCAGTCGTTTCTCCGGGAGGGGCTCGTCGACGAGATCCGGCTGACGGTCGTTCCGGTGTTGCTCGGCGGGGGCATCCGTCTCTTCGACGATGACGGTACGGAACACACCCTCGAGACGCTCGAGTGTACGTCGTTCGAGAGCGGACTCGTCGAACTCCGGTACGACGCGTCCAGGTGTACCCCATCGGTTTGA